The nucleotide sequence GGCCAGGCCAAGGATCAGGTCGACGAGCGCCGGGGCGTCTTCAGAGGTCGCGGGACGGATTTTAAAGGCAAAAGGCAAAATGGAAAAGGAAAAATAGTGGGTTTGGAAGGGCAATATGACAGCATCAATTAAAAGTGTAAAATGCAAAATGAAAAGTTGTGGTGTTGGTGTAGCAAAATGCCGGAAACATTCGCCGCAATAGGCGATGATTATTTTTTCCTTTTTCCTTTTTCCTTTTTCCTTTTTCCTTTTTCCTTTTTCCTTTTTCCTATCGCCGTCCGCGATAAAAATCATCGTCTTCCGGGTCCACATCATCGTCGTCCTCGATCGAGCCCAGCGATGAAAGCATTGAGCCCATCATGTCGCTGTACGACGTAGCGGACTCCGCGAAATCCTTACCGATCAGCGAGTTCTGGTGGAGCGCCTCGAGCACGAACTCCATCGTCGTGGCGGCCTCGCCGGGCGACGCCGGCTTCATCCTCGCCGCGACCAGCTCGGGCAGGCCGGCGACA is from Rhodothermales bacterium and encodes:
- a CDS encoding magnesium chelatase, producing the protein VAGLPELVAARMKPASPGEAATTMEFVLEALHQNSLIGKDFAESATSYSDMMGSMLSSLGSIEDDDDVDPEDDDFYRGRR